The following are encoded in a window of Rhodomicrobium lacus genomic DNA:
- a CDS encoding Do family serine endopeptidase, whose amino-acid sequence MTESSPEVRTNTAQKQSNVSVILSRLGKKSTIYVSAVALALGAFAGAASFEPNPARAYSQGENVSQGEGLRQRLPSFAPLVKQVKPAVVSIRVKADAAAKAAFGDDEGGPRGGNPYEGTPFERFFGPGGPRGGFGPWGGAPGGKGGPRQLVTAQGSGFFISPDGYLVTNNHVAQDAVSLEVVMDDGKTYTAKVVGTDPRTDIALLKVDGRTDFPYAKFSHSGAEIGDWVLAMGNPFGLGGTVTAGIVSARGRDIGEGPYDDFIQIDASVNKGNSGGPTFNESGEVIGVNTAIYSPSGGSVGIAFAIPAPTVERVVAALKDKGHVTRGWLGVQIQGLTPELADSLGLKNTAGALVAAPQSGSPAEKAGIKTGDVITEVDGAEVKDGRDLAKKIADLAPGTNAKLTVIRGDETKTVDLKIGQLPDKPTQRASLSDDGKTGLNDLGIAVAPAADVSPTDRQGLAVVGVEPGGKAAEAGLAEGDIILRVGDQLVNRPGDLKRALSDASKSGKKNALALVKRNGDQRFVALPAVS is encoded by the coding sequence CCGGTGCCGCCTCGTTCGAGCCGAATCCCGCCCGCGCCTATTCGCAGGGCGAAAACGTTTCGCAGGGTGAGGGGTTACGGCAGAGGCTGCCGAGCTTCGCGCCGCTCGTGAAGCAGGTGAAACCCGCCGTCGTCTCGATCCGTGTGAAGGCCGACGCGGCGGCCAAGGCGGCGTTCGGCGATGATGAGGGCGGCCCCCGTGGCGGCAATCCTTACGAGGGCACGCCGTTCGAGCGCTTCTTCGGCCCCGGCGGCCCGCGCGGCGGCTTCGGTCCATGGGGCGGCGCGCCGGGCGGCAAGGGCGGCCCGCGTCAGCTCGTGACGGCGCAAGGCTCCGGCTTTTTCATCTCGCCCGACGGGTATCTCGTGACGAACAATCACGTCGCGCAGGACGCCGTCAGTCTCGAAGTCGTCATGGACGACGGCAAGACCTACACCGCGAAGGTGGTCGGCACCGATCCGCGCACCGACATCGCGCTTCTCAAGGTGGATGGACGCACCGACTTTCCTTACGCGAAATTCTCGCACTCGGGCGCCGAAATCGGCGACTGGGTTCTTGCCATGGGTAACCCCTTCGGTCTCGGCGGCACGGTGACGGCGGGTATCGTCTCGGCGCGCGGCCGCGATATCGGCGAAGGCCCGTATGACGATTTCATCCAGATCGACGCATCCGTGAACAAGGGCAACTCCGGCGGTCCCACCTTCAACGAAAGCGGCGAGGTCATCGGCGTGAACACAGCGATCTACTCGCCGTCGGGCGGCTCGGTCGGCATCGCGTTCGCCATTCCCGCCCCGACCGTCGAGCGCGTGGTCGCGGCGCTGAAAGACAAGGGTCACGTCACGCGCGGCTGGCTCGGCGTGCAGATCCAGGGCCTGACGCCCGAACTCGCCGACAGCCTCGGCCTCAAGAACACCGCGGGCGCGCTGGTCGCCGCCCCGCAGAGCGGAAGCCCCGCCGAGAAGGCCGGGATCAAGACAGGCGACGTGATCACCGAGGTGGACGGCGCCGAAGTGAAGGACGGCCGCGACCTTGCGAAGAAGATCGCCGACCTTGCGCCGGGCACGAACGCCAAGCTGACCGTGATCCGGGGCGACGAAACGAAGACCGTCGATCTCAAGATCGGCCAGTTGCCCGACAAGCCGACGCAGCGCGCAAGCCTCTCGGATGACGGCAAGACAGGGCTCAACGATCTCGGCATCGCGGTCGCTCCGGCGGCGGATGTAAGCCCGACGGATCGACAAGGCCTCGCGGTCGTCGGCGTCGAACCGGGCGGCAAGGCGGCGGAGGCCGGTCTCGCAGAAGGCGACATCATCCTGCGCGTCGGCGATCAGCTGGTGAACCGTCCCGGCGATCTGAAGCGTGCGCTCTCCGACGCCTCGAAGTCGGGCAAGAAGAACGCCCTCGCGCTCGTGAAGCGGAACGGCGACCAGCGGTTCGTCGCGCTGCCTGCCGTGAGCTGA
- the htpX gene encoding zinc metalloprotease HtpX → MNFFRTMLLLAALTALFMAIGFLIGGQTGMLIAFLIAAGMNLFAYWNSDKMVLAQQGAEEVDERTAPELYSIVRQLAANASLPMPKVYIIHTEQPNAFATGRNPQNAAVAASAGLLRIMSKEEVAGVLAHELAHIKNRDTLTMTIAATIAGAISMLANFGMFFGGNRDNNGGGGIISTLLAVIVAPLAAGIIQMAISRSREYVADKDGGEICQRPLWLASALQKIEQAAHQIPNEQAERNPATAQLYIINPLSGQGMDNLFSTHPNTANRIAALVEQARQMGHTQEPTAAHMSPVPGFEDGAGGSGPWQQRPRSSRRPFEVGPWNR, encoded by the coding sequence ATGAATTTCTTCCGCACCATGCTTCTGCTCGCCGCGTTGACGGCGCTTTTCATGGCGATCGGCTTTCTCATCGGCGGCCAGACGGGCATGCTCATCGCGTTCCTGATCGCGGCGGGGATGAACCTGTTCGCCTATTGGAACTCGGACAAGATGGTGCTCGCCCAGCAGGGCGCCGAGGAGGTGGACGAGCGCACCGCGCCCGAGCTTTACTCCATCGTGCGGCAGCTCGCGGCGAACGCGAGCCTGCCCATGCCGAAGGTTTACATCATCCACACCGAACAGCCCAATGCGTTCGCCACCGGGCGTAACCCGCAAAACGCGGCGGTCGCGGCATCGGCGGGCCTTCTGCGCATCATGAGCAAGGAGGAAGTGGCGGGCGTGCTTGCGCACGAACTGGCGCACATCAAGAACCGCGACACGCTCACGATGACGATTGCCGCCACCATCGCAGGCGCGATTTCAATGCTCGCGAATTTCGGCATGTTCTTCGGCGGCAACCGCGACAACAACGGCGGCGGCGGCATCATCAGCACGCTTCTCGCGGTGATCGTCGCGCCTCTGGCGGCCGGCATCATCCAGATGGCGATCAGCCGCTCGCGCGAATATGTGGCCGACAAGGACGGCGGCGAGATCTGCCAGCGTCCGCTGTGGCTCGCGTCCGCGCTGCAGAAGATCGAGCAGGCGGCACACCAGATCCCGAACGAGCAGGCCGAGCGCAACCCCGCGACAGCGCAGCTTTACATCATCAATCCCCTGTCCGGCCAGGGCATGGACAACCTCTTCTCGACGCATCCGAACACGGCGAACCGTATCGCCGCGCTCGTCGAACAGGCGCGCCAAATGGGCCATACGCAGGAGCCGACGGCCGCGCACATGTCTCCCGTACCGGGCTTCGAGGATGGCGCGGGCGGAAGCGGCCCGTGGCAGCAACGCCCGCGCTCCAGCCGCCGCCCGTTTGAAGTCGGGCCGTGGAACCGTTGA
- a CDS encoding RsmB/NOP family class I SAM-dependent RNA methyltransferase: MARRLAVYLLKSVLHDYQSFDEAFAGSSARDAFAAMEARDRAFARAIATIALRRLGQIEDMLSRFLEKPLSADAFEARAILIAGATQLAFMDVAPHAAIGLAVEQAKASRFSRHLGGLINAVLRRVSENRAAILREQDAAHLNTPAWLWQRWVSAYGEATAREIAGAHLEEPPLDLSVRGDAGQWAAKLKGEALPWGTVRLSHKGRVEEIEGYAEGAWWVQDAAAAIPALLLGDIAGKRVADLCAAPGGKTAQLAAAGAQVTAVDISAARLRRLGENAARLGLSVEVVKANVGEWQPRDRFDAILLDAPCSATGTIRRNPDIAYLKTAEDIAALARVQKRLLAHALTLLAPGGTLVFATCSLEPEEGEAQIAALLADRADVRLLPIDAAAFNLPPEAVAPKGCLRTLPFHAGGMDGFFAARLTRS, translated from the coding sequence ATGGCCCGCCGTCTCGCCGTCTACCTTCTCAAGTCGGTGCTGCACGACTACCAATCCTTCGACGAAGCCTTCGCCGGATCGTCCGCGCGCGACGCTTTCGCAGCCATGGAAGCGCGCGACCGCGCCTTCGCCCGCGCGATTGCCACCATCGCCTTGCGGCGCCTCGGCCAGATCGAGGACATGCTTTCGCGCTTCCTCGAAAAGCCGCTTTCCGCCGATGCCTTCGAGGCGCGCGCCATTCTCATCGCCGGCGCGACTCAGCTTGCGTTCATGGATGTGGCGCCGCATGCCGCCATCGGGCTGGCCGTCGAGCAGGCGAAGGCGTCGCGCTTCAGCCGCCATCTGGGCGGGCTCATCAATGCCGTTCTGCGCCGCGTGAGCGAGAACCGCGCCGCCATCCTTCGCGAGCAGGACGCCGCCCACCTCAACACGCCCGCGTGGCTCTGGCAGCGCTGGGTGTCTGCTTACGGCGAGGCTACGGCGCGCGAAATCGCAGGCGCACATCTTGAAGAGCCGCCGCTCGACCTCAGCGTGAGGGGCGACGCGGGCCAGTGGGCGGCGAAGCTCAAGGGCGAGGCCCTGCCGTGGGGGACGGTGCGGCTGTCGCACAAAGGCCGGGTGGAGGAAATCGAAGGCTACGCCGAAGGCGCCTGGTGGGTACAGGACGCAGCCGCCGCGATCCCGGCGCTGCTACTGGGCGATATCGCGGGCAAGCGCGTAGCCGATCTCTGCGCCGCGCCGGGCGGCAAGACCGCGCAGCTTGCAGCAGCGGGTGCGCAGGTGACGGCGGTCGACATTTCGGCGGCACGGCTCAGACGGCTCGGCGAAAATGCCGCGCGGCTCGGGCTTTCGGTCGAGGTCGTGAAGGCCAATGTCGGCGAGTGGCAGCCGAGAGACCGCTTCGACGCAATCCTGCTCGATGCGCCCTGCTCGGCGACGGGCACCATCCGCCGCAATCCCGACATCGCCTACCTCAAGACGGCTGAGGACATCGCCGCGCTCGCTCGCGTACAGAAGCGGCTTCTCGCGCACGCGCTGACGCTGCTTGCGCCGGGCGGCACGCTGGTTTTCGCCACCTGCTCGCTCGAACCGGAAGAAGGCGAGGCGCAGATCGCGGCGCTGTTGGCGGACCGCGCCGACGTGCGGCTGCTGCCCATCGATGCGGCGGCGTTCAATCTGCCGCCAGAGGCAGTCGCGCCGAAGGGCTGCCTTCGCACGCTGCCGTTTCATGCTGGCGGGATGGATGGGTTCTTCGCCGCGCGGCTGACGCGAAGCTAA
- the kdsA gene encoding 3-deoxy-8-phosphooctulonate synthase, which yields MTLQSPNSVVDIRGVRVGNALPLALFAGPCQLESRAHALEMASALREIASRLGIGLVFKTSFDKANRTSANAKRGLGLDAALPIFAEIRESLGLPIVTDVHEASQCARVAEAVDVLQIPAFLCRQTDLLIAAAETGRAVKVKKGQFLAPWDMKNVVAKVLAAGNPNVLVTERGASFGYNTLVSDMRALPILAETGAPVVFDATHSVQQPGGQGTATGGERRFVPVLARAAVAVGVAAVFIETHQDPDHAPSDGPNMVPLRELEALLRNLQAFDRLAKA from the coding sequence ATGACCCTGCAATCGCCCAACAGCGTGGTGGATATTCGCGGCGTGCGCGTCGGCAACGCGCTGCCGCTCGCGCTTTTCGCGGGGCCTTGCCAGCTTGAAAGCCGGGCGCACGCGCTGGAAATGGCCTCGGCACTGAGGGAGATTGCCAGCCGTCTGGGCATTGGCCTGGTATTCAAGACGAGCTTCGACAAGGCGAATCGCACGAGCGCCAACGCCAAGCGCGGCCTCGGCCTCGACGCGGCGCTGCCGATCTTCGCCGAGATCCGCGAGAGCCTCGGCCTGCCCATCGTGACGGATGTGCACGAAGCGTCGCAATGCGCGCGCGTGGCCGAAGCGGTGGACGTGCTGCAGATCCCCGCCTTCCTGTGCCGTCAGACGGACCTGCTCATCGCCGCAGCAGAAACGGGCCGCGCGGTGAAGGTGAAGAAGGGGCAGTTTCTTGCGCCGTGGGACATGAAGAATGTCGTCGCGAAGGTGCTCGCGGCGGGCAATCCGAACGTGCTCGTGACCGAGCGCGGCGCGAGCTTCGGCTACAACACGCTTGTGTCGGACATGCGCGCGCTGCCGATCCTCGCCGAGACGGGCGCGCCCGTGGTGTTCGACGCCACGCATTCGGTGCAGCAGCCGGGCGGGCAGGGCACGGCAACGGGCGGCGAACGGCGTTTCGTGCCGGTGCTGGCGCGCGCGGCCGTGGCGGTGGGCGTCGCGGCGGTGTTCATCGAAACGCATCAAGACCCCGACCATGCGCCATCCGACGGGCCGAACATGGTGCCGCTCCGCGAGCTTGAAGCGCTGCTTCGCAATCTCCAGGCATTCGACCGGCTGGCAAAAGCGTAG
- a CDS encoding CTP synthase — MARYIFITGGVVSSLGKGLASAALGALLKARGYSVRLRKLDPYLNVDPGTMSPYQHGEVFVTDDGAETDLDLGHYERFTGVSARRDDNITTGRIYQNVLSAERRGDYLGGTVQVVPHVTNAIKDFVLSGNEDADFVLVEIGGTVGDIEGLPFFEAIRQLGNELPRREAIFIHLTLLPYIKAAGELKTKPTQHSVKELRSIGIQPDILLCRSELPVPKSDRAKIALFCNVRESAVIQALDVPNIYDVPLAYHDEGLDREVLAAFGITDAPEPNLDVWRTISHRIEHPDGEVSIAIVGKYTNLKDAYKSLTEALSHGGIENGVRVKIHWLDSELFEKDDVAPYLENIHGIIVPGGFGERGTEGKIEAVQFARTKRVPYFGICFGMQMAVIEAARHVAGINGASSTEFGPAIEPVVGLMTEWKSGEQAVQRHAESDKGGTMRLGAYEAVLAEGSKVAEIYGKTRISERHRHRYEVNITYRDKLERAGLRFSGLSPDKSLPEIIEIPDHPWFIGVQFHPELKSRPFEPHPLFSSFIAAAVAQSRLV; from the coding sequence ATGGCGCGATATATCTTCATTACCGGCGGCGTGGTTTCCTCACTCGGAAAGGGGCTCGCATCGGCGGCTCTTGGCGCGCTTCTGAAAGCGCGCGGCTATTCCGTGCGATTGAGGAAGCTGGATCCCTATCTCAACGTCGATCCCGGCACGATGTCGCCCTATCAGCACGGCGAAGTGTTCGTTACCGACGACGGCGCGGAAACCGACCTCGACCTCGGCCATTACGAGCGCTTCACGGGCGTCTCGGCCCGCCGCGACGATAATATCACCACCGGCCGCATCTATCAGAACGTGCTCTCGGCGGAGCGCCGGGGGGATTATCTCGGGGGCACGGTGCAGGTCGTCCCGCACGTGACGAACGCGATCAAGGACTTCGTGCTCTCCGGCAACGAGGATGCTGATTTCGTGCTCGTGGAGATCGGCGGCACGGTCGGCGACATCGAGGGCCTGCCGTTCTTCGAGGCGATTCGCCAGCTCGGCAACGAACTGCCGCGCCGCGAGGCGATCTTCATTCATCTGACGTTGCTGCCCTACATCAAGGCGGCGGGCGAGTTGAAGACCAAGCCCACGCAGCACTCGGTGAAGGAGCTGCGCTCCATCGGCATCCAGCCCGACATCCTGCTCTGCCGCTCGGAACTGCCGGTGCCGAAAAGCGACCGCGCCAAGATCGCGCTGTTCTGTAACGTGCGGGAAAGCGCCGTCATTCAGGCGCTCGACGTGCCGAACATCTACGACGTGCCGCTCGCCTATCACGACGAAGGGCTCGACCGCGAAGTGCTCGCCGCCTTCGGCATCACCGACGCGCCGGAGCCGAACCTCGACGTCTGGCGCACGATCTCGCATCGCATCGAGCATCCCGACGGCGAGGTTTCCATCGCCATCGTCGGCAAGTACACGAACCTGAAGGATGCCTACAAGTCGCTCACCGAAGCGCTGAGCCATGGCGGCATCGAGAACGGCGTGCGCGTCAAGATCCACTGGCTCGACTCGGAGCTTTTCGAGAAGGACGACGTCGCGCCCTATCTCGAAAACATCCATGGCATCATCGTGCCGGGCGGCTTCGGCGAGCGCGGCACGGAAGGCAAGATCGAGGCCGTCCAGTTCGCCCGCACCAAGCGCGTGCCCTATTTCGGCATCTGCTTCGGCATGCAGATGGCCGTGATCGAAGCGGCGCGGCACGTGGCCGGCATCAACGGCGCCAGCTCGACCGAGTTCGGCCCGGCGATTGAGCCGGTCGTCGGCCTGATGACGGAGTGGAAGTCCGGCGAACAGGCCGTGCAGCGCCACGCCGAAAGCGACAAGGGCGGCACCATGCGGCTCGGCGCTTATGAAGCGGTGCTGGCGGAAGGCTCGAAGGTCGCCGAGATCTACGGCAAGACGCGCATCAGCGAGCGCCATCGCCACCGCTACGAGGTGAACATCACCTACCGCGACAAGCTCGAACGCGCGGGCCTTCGCTTCTCGGGGCTCTCGCCGGACAAGAGCCTGCCGGAAATCATCGAGATTCCGGATCACCCGTGGTTCATCGGCGTGCAGTTCCACCCGGAGCTGAAATCGCGTCCGTTCGAGCCCCACCCGCTGTTTTCGTCGTTCATCGCGGCAGCCGTGGCGCAAAGCCGCCTGGTCTGA
- the secG gene encoding preprotein translocase subunit SecG produces MANVLLVLHIVVAVTMIVIILLQRSEGGALGMGGGGGGFVSGRGAANVMTRTTAILAAIFFLTSITLGIIGQRKTPTSAITPTNTTAPATAPSQAPAESAPALPKLSIPKPAAPAQ; encoded by the coding sequence ATGGCAAACGTCCTTCTTGTGCTTCATATCGTCGTCGCCGTGACGATGATCGTGATTATCCTCCTTCAGCGGTCGGAAGGCGGCGCGCTCGGCATGGGCGGTGGCGGCGGCGGTTTCGTCAGCGGGCGCGGCGCGGCCAACGTCATGACGCGCACGACGGCAATTCTTGCGGCGATCTTCTTTCTGACGTCGATCACCCTCGGCATTATCGGCCAGCGCAAGACGCCCACCTCGGCGATCACGCCCACGAACACCACAGCGCCCGCGACCGCCCCTTCTCAGGCTCCGGCCGAAAGCGCGCCGGCTTTGCCCAAGCTCAGCATTCCGAAGCCGGCAGCACCCGCTCAGTAG
- a CDS encoding isochorismatase family protein — translation MTIAAVSGARMVFSSSPHLSRRSLKGIDAVIQENRASWALEPGRCALLIHDMQRHYLDALPDAATRADLVGKVAGLRAACTELGVPVFASIVPEAHGMQERGLMSELWGRGPRGEGAKLDPALLGNDARIRSIAKRSYSAFYGTDLEVMLRRLGRDSVIIAGLYTSIGCFSTALEAFARDIRAFVVADATADMSAADHAAGLRNAARLCARVLDSEDVRAALSPRGLRPEDRRAAIDVC, via the coding sequence GTGACCATTGCCGCCGTGTCCGGCGCGCGCATGGTCTTTTCGTCCAGCCCTCACCTGTCACGGCGGTCCTTGAAGGGGATAGATGCGGTGATACAGGAAAACAGGGCGAGCTGGGCTCTTGAACCCGGCCGATGTGCGCTTCTCATTCACGATATGCAGCGGCATTACCTCGATGCGCTGCCGGATGCTGCGACGCGCGCCGACCTCGTCGGCAAGGTTGCGGGCCTGCGGGCTGCCTGCACGGAACTGGGCGTGCCCGTGTTCGCGTCCATTGTGCCAGAAGCGCATGGCATGCAGGAGCGAGGGCTCATGTCGGAGCTGTGGGGGCGGGGGCCGCGCGGCGAGGGCGCGAAGCTCGATCCGGCCCTTCTCGGCAATGATGCGCGCATCCGCTCCATCGCCAAACGCAGCTACAGCGCGTTCTACGGAACCGATCTCGAAGTGATGTTGCGCAGGCTTGGACGCGACAGCGTGATCATCGCGGGTCTCTACACGTCGATAGGGTGCTTCTCCACAGCACTCGAAGCCTTCGCGCGCGATATCCGCGCCTTCGTGGTGGCGGATGCGACTGCCGACATGAGCGCGGCCGATCACGCGGCAGGGCTGCGGAATGCGGCAAGGCTTTGCGCGCGCGTCCTCGATTCGGAGGATGTCCGTGCGGCTCTGTCGCCCCGTGGCCTTCGGCCGGAAGACCGTCGCGCCGCGATCGATGTGTGCTGA
- the tpiA gene encoding triose-phosphate isomerase yields MSGPKLYVAGNWKMNGLRPDLAQIQAIRDGIASVENAPDVTVFPPATLLHAASQIVEGSSVEIGAQDCHVGERGPFTGDLSALMLKESGATTVILGHSERRGEHGETSREVRAKAATALRAGVKIVVCIGETRGEHVRGLTASVCRRQLADSLPDESTPETTIVAYEPVWAIGSGVSPTTEQITAVHEVVRGCLKDRFRETSGMRWRVLYGGSVSPANAASTFDSPEVDGVLVGGASLKAATFLEIVTAAARASERRASLPTR; encoded by the coding sequence ATGTCCGGACCGAAGCTATATGTCGCAGGCAATTGGAAGATGAACGGCCTGCGGCCCGACCTCGCACAGATACAGGCCATCCGCGATGGCATTGCATCCGTTGAGAACGCGCCCGACGTTACCGTCTTCCCACCCGCGACACTTCTGCATGCCGCATCCCAGATCGTCGAGGGGTCGTCAGTCGAGATCGGCGCACAGGATTGCCATGTCGGTGAAAGAGGCCCGTTTACCGGCGATCTCTCGGCGCTGATGCTGAAGGAGTCGGGCGCGACCACCGTCATACTCGGTCATAGCGAGCGGCGCGGCGAACATGGCGAGACCAGCCGCGAAGTGCGCGCGAAGGCTGCGACCGCGCTCCGCGCCGGCGTCAAGATCGTGGTCTGCATCGGCGAGACGCGCGGTGAGCACGTCCGTGGCCTGACCGCGAGCGTTTGCCGCCGCCAACTCGCCGACAGCCTTCCGGACGAATCGACGCCAGAGACCACCATCGTCGCCTACGAACCGGTCTGGGCCATCGGCTCGGGCGTCTCGCCGACGACGGAACAGATTACGGCCGTCCACGAGGTCGTGCGCGGCTGTCTCAAGGATCGGTTCCGCGAGACGAGCGGCATGCGCTGGCGCGTCCTTTACGGCGGCTCGGTAAGCCCCGCGAATGCCGCATCGACTTTCGATAGCCCGGAGGTGGATGGCGTGCTGGTCGGCGGAGCGAGCCTCAAGGCCGCGACGTTTCTTGAAATCGTCACTGCGGCGGCTCGCGCCTCGGAGAGGCGGGCCTCGCTTCCAACGCGTTGA
- a CDS encoding peptidyl-prolyl cis-trans isomerase produces the protein MHFLRKVAVFVLFAILIGAFAISMGGNYYGDRERRQSVATVGSVNISPEDFRRAYQRVLENVSQQAGRRISPAEAQAFGLPNRVLQGLIQDAALDLEAKQLGVGLSEEGVRRGITSLEVFQDKGVFSADKYHRFLQNIGYTAPFFEQEYKGDLVRRQLRGVFEGSGVVSKALLEAYNKFGNEQRTLAYFILAPEAAGAVPAPTEAELQVFYEDRKPQFTTPELRKVAALAISPQSVAKSLTIPDADLKAEYAAKASVYSVPERRKLEIIPFKTRADADAAYAKLKSGARDFLGVAKDAGFNQPDIDAGVVSRQELADKFGMNDAIVKAAFSTEKEWTARPVDGPVSTVIIRVLDVIPGQERSFDQVKEQIRADLAKVRAQSEFQRLIKAFEEDRTTGVPLADSARKLNLPLEEVTFDRSANGADGKPLTISAVPAAQLVDAAFKSDVGVENEAIRLQGGGYAWFEVNDVVKPRQKPLEEVKGEVEAAWRADQVRDRLSSRARDLVARLDKGEAIAAVAKSVGATVKTSQPLKRNGKEDGLPPAAVAQAFALPEGGAGSAASENGTSRAVFQVAKITPPGPLSEEQAKGLEQQLAGAISDDNFSGFLNRITTTSPISIDRKAFANVAGGSYDGE, from the coding sequence ATGCATTTCCTCCGGAAAGTGGCCGTCTTCGTTCTGTTCGCCATCCTGATCGGCGCGTTCGCCATCAGCATGGGCGGCAATTATTACGGCGACCGCGAACGGCGACAGAGCGTGGCGACCGTCGGCTCCGTCAACATATCGCCGGAAGATTTCCGCCGCGCGTATCAGCGCGTTCTCGAAAATGTCAGCCAGCAGGCCGGACGGCGCATCTCGCCCGCGGAAGCGCAGGCGTTCGGCCTTCCGAACCGCGTGCTTCAGGGCCTGATCCAGGACGCAGCGCTCGATCTCGAAGCGAAGCAACTCGGCGTCGGTCTGTCCGAAGAGGGCGTGCGCCGGGGCATCACGAGCCTTGAGGTTTTCCAGGACAAGGGCGTGTTCAGCGCCGACAAATATCATCGCTTCCTTCAGAATATCGGCTACACGGCGCCCTTCTTCGAGCAGGAATATAAGGGCGATCTCGTGCGCCGTCAGTTGCGCGGCGTCTTTGAAGGCAGCGGCGTGGTTTCGAAGGCGCTTCTCGAAGCCTACAACAAATTCGGCAACGAACAGCGCACGCTGGCCTATTTCATCCTTGCGCCCGAGGCGGCGGGTGCCGTGCCTGCTCCGACAGAGGCCGAACTGCAGGTTTTCTACGAGGACCGCAAGCCGCAATTCACGACGCCCGAACTTCGCAAGGTCGCGGCGCTTGCCATCTCGCCGCAGTCGGTCGCGAAGAGCCTGACCATCCCGGACGCCGATCTGAAGGCCGAATACGCGGCCAAGGCTTCCGTCTATTCCGTGCCCGAGCGTCGCAAGCTTGAGATCATCCCCTTCAAGACGCGCGCGGATGCCGACGCAGCCTATGCGAAGCTCAAGTCCGGCGCGCGGGACTTCCTCGGCGTGGCCAAGGACGCAGGCTTCAACCAGCCCGATATCGATGCGGGCGTCGTTTCCAGGCAGGAACTCGCTGACAAGTTCGGCATGAACGACGCCATCGTGAAGGCGGCCTTCTCGACCGAAAAGGAATGGACGGCGCGGCCCGTGGACGGCCCGGTGTCGACGGTCATCATCCGCGTGCTGGACGTGATCCCGGGGCAGGAACGCAGCTTCGATCAGGTCAAGGAGCAGATCCGCGCCGACCTCGCCAAGGTCCGCGCGCAGAGCGAATTCCAACGCCTCATCAAGGCCTTCGAGGAAGACCGCACGACGGGCGTTCCGCTCGCCGACAGCGCTCGGAAACTGAATTTGCCGCTTGAGGAAGTCACGTTCGACCGTTCGGCCAATGGCGCCGACGGCAAGCCGCTGACGATCTCCGCCGTGCCCGCCGCGCAACTCGTCGATGCCGCCTTCAAATCCGATGTGGGCGTCGAAAACGAGGCGATCCGCCTTCAGGGCGGGGGCTATGCGTGGTTTGAAGTGAACGATGTCGTGAAGCCGCGCCAGAAGCCTCTCGAAGAGGTCAAGGGAGAGGTTGAGGCGGCATGGCGCGCGGATCAGGTTCGCGACAGGCTCTCATCGAGGGCTCGCGATCTCGTAGCGCGGCTCGACAAGGGCGAAGCCATCGCCGCCGTTGCGAAAAGCGTCGGCGCGACCGTCAAGACGAGCCAGCCGCTGAAGCGTAACGGCAAGGAAGACGGTCTCCCGCCAGCCGCCGTTGCACAGGCTTTCGCCCTTCCCGAAGGCGGCGCCGGTTCGGCCGCTTCGGAAAACGGCACGTCGCGCGCTGTTTTCCAGGTCGCAAAAATCACGCCTCCCGGTCCCCTTTCGGAAGAGCAGGCCAAGGGCTTGGAACAGCAACTCGCCGGTGCAATCTCGGATGACAATTTCTCCGGCTTCTTGAACAGGATCACGACGACGTCGCCGATCTCCATCGACCGCAAGGCATTCGCCAACGTGGCGGGAGGCTCGTATGACGGTGAATAG